Sequence from the Burkholderia stabilis genome:
GCTCGGCATGCCGACCTACGGAAAGGGGCTCGCACAAACCGGCGTCGACCTGATCGACGGCACGCGCCTGAATTTCACGTTCGCACGCAATCTGCGGCCGAACGGCTGCCCGATGGACGGCTACGGCGTCGTACCGGACTGGCTCGTGCCGCCGCGCCGCGATTCGGACGTCGACGGCGTGCTGCTGTGGTACCGCGAAGCCGATCTCGCCCGCGCGCCGTATGCGGACCGGCAGGCGCCCGACCCGTTCGCGCGTGTGCGCAAGGAACGTCAAACGCTGCGCGAGCAGCGCGTGCGCGCGAAGGTCGATACGGCGAAGAGCGCGGCGCTGCCGCAGCGCGCGTTCGGCACGGCCGGCGACTGGCAGTTACAGCAGGCGCTCAATGCGCTGGCCGCACGCCCGGTGCGGACCGTCGATGCGCCGGCGCAGTTGATGCCGGCGCAGCCGGTGTGCGAGCGCGTCGGCAACTGACGCACCGCCGCCCTTTCACCGAAAGCCGAACCGCCGGCGCAGCACCATCAGCGCCGCGAGGCTCAGCACGGCCGCGAACATCAGGTAGAAGCTCGGCGCGGTCTTCATCCCGGTCGCGCGGATCAGCCACGCGATGATGAACGGCCCGAAGCCGCCGAAGATCGTCACCGCGACGTTATAGGCGAGCGACATCCCGGTCGTGCGCGTCTGCACCGGAAACACCTCGGACAGCAAGCCCGGCAGCGCCGCGAAGTAGCCCGTCATCAGGAACGCGAGCAGCACCTGCAGCGCGATCAGCGTGCCGAAACCCGGATGCGCGACGAGATACGCGAACGCCGGATAGATCAGCACGAGGATGCCGACGGCCGGCGCGATCATCACGCGCACGCGGCCGTAACGGTCCGACCAGTGGCCGACGAGCGGCGCGAACGCCATCTGGATCACGCCGACGACGAGGATCGCCGCGAACGCGGCGGACGGCGAGAGGCCGAGCTGCTTCACGCCGTAGGTCGGCATGAACAGCACGAGATAGGTCGCGACGGTGCCGAGCACGACCACGCCCATCGCGGCGACCAGGCGCGCCTTGTGCGACGCGAACGTGTCGCGCAGCGGGTTCGCGGTGCTTTCAGCCGCGAGAAACTCGGGCGTCTCGTCGACCTTCGTGCGGATGTAGTACGCGACGGGCCCGAGCAGCAGGCCGAAGAAGAACGGCACACGCCAGCCCCACGCGGCCATCTGCGCGGCCGTGAGCTGCGCGTTCAGCACGGTGCCGAAACCGGCGGCGAGCAGCGTCGTCAGCCCCTGGCTCGCGACCTGCCAGCTCGCGAAGAAGCCGCGCCGGCCCGGCACGTGCTCGGCGAGGAACGCGGTCGCGCTGCCGAACTCGCCGCCCGCCGAGAAGCCCTGCATCAGCCGCGCGGCGACGAGGATCACCGGCGCGGCGACGCCGATCGTCTCGTAGGTCGGCAGCACCGCGATGACCAGCGTGCCGGCCATCATCAGCAGGATCGACAGCGTGAGCGCGGCCTTGCGGCCCGCGCGGTCGGCATACGCGCCGAGCACGATCGCGCCGAGCGGCCGCATGAAGAACGACACGCCGAACGTGCCGAGCGTGAGCAGCAGCGACACAGTGTCGTTGCCGGCCGGGAAGAACAGCTTCGCGATCGTCACCGCGAAGAAGCCGTAGACGACGAGATCGAACCACTCGAGCGCGTTGCCGATCGACGCGGCGACCACCGCGCGCCACACGCGCGGCGACGAGGCAATGGAACGGGACTGCGTGACGGCATGCATCGGCGATCTCCTTGTCGTTGTACGTTCTGTTCGAGGCGGCCGCGCTCGCATCGTCGGCCCGCCCGGCGCCGCACGCGGCGCTCGGGCGATTATAGGCGCGCAAAAAAAACCGCCGCGCCCCCGGGTCGGGAGCGCGGCGGTTCGCACGCGGGCGGCCGCTCGGGCCGGACGCGTTACTGCTTCAGCGCTTCGGCCGTGATCAGCAGCTTCGTCTTCATCTTGAAGCCGTACTGCTTGCCGTAGTCGAGGCCGAAATCGTCGCGGCTGAATTCGCCGACCGCGTCGACGCCGCACACTTCACGCTTGAGCATCGGATGCGGCATGCACTTGAACGAATCGATCTTCAGCGTCACCGGCTTCGTGACGCCATGCAGCGTCAGGTTGCCGACCACCGACACCGGCTTGTCGCCGTCGAACTTGATCGTGCCCTTGTAGTTCGCTTGCGGGAACTTGGCCACGTCGAAGAATTCGGCCGTCTGCAGGTGCTCGTCGAGCTTCGAGCTGCCGGTGTGGATCGACGCGATGTCGGTCGTCACGTCGACCGTACCCGTCTTCGCCGCGCGGTCGAGCGTCACGGTGCCGCTCGACTTGTCGAACTTGCCGCGCCAGACCGACAGGCCGCCCATGTGGTCGGCCTCGAAGCTCGGGTACGTGTGGGCCGGATCGAACTGGTACGTCGCGGTTTCGGCGAAGGCCGAGAACGACAGCGATGCGGCCAGTGCGCCCGCGGCGATCATCAGATGCTTTTTCAAACTCTTTCTCCTTGGAACGGCGCCGCGCCCTCGCGCGGCATTCGGGTGAGGCAACAGGCCGCCGCTTACTTCGTGGCGACGAGGTGGAACTTGATCTGGACTTCGTCCGCGACGACCGACGTGTCCTTCCATTCGCCGGTGCCGACGTTGAACGCCGAACGCTTGATCGGCAGCACGCCGTCGAACGTCTGCGTCGCGCCGCTCTGCGTGACGGTGACGGGCACCGTGACGGTCTCGGCCTTGCCCTTGATCGTCAGCTTGCCGGTCACGTTGTACTTGTTGCCGCCCGCCGGCGCGATCGCCGACGACACGAACGTGGCCTGCGGATACGCCTTCGCGTCGAACCAGTCCTTGCCGGCGACCTGGTCGTTGTACATCTTGTCGCCGAGATCGTAGCTGGCGATGTCGATCGTCATCTGGGCGCTGCCCTGCGCGGCTTTCGCCGGATCGAACTTCACCTGCGCGGAAAACTTCTTGAATGCGCCTTCGGTCGGCACGTTCATCTGCTTCGACACGGCAGACACCTTGCTCTTCGCGAGATCGACATCGGCGAGCGCCGCGCCCGACGCGACAAGTGACACCGCGGCGAACGCGGTCAGCATGGAGCGGGAGAAAGACACTTTCATGGGATCCTTCATTTGGCAAAGGGAAGCATTCGCGACAGCAGGCCGTCGCGGTCCAACAACTGATGCTTGAGCGCCGCAAGCACGTGCAGCGACACGAGCGCAAGCAGAATGTAATTCAAAGACACGTGGAGCGTCTTGAAGGTTTCCTTGAGCACCGGATCGGGGTCGATCAGCCGCGGCAGCGGCACGATGCCGAGATAGACGACCGGGATGTTCGACGCGGAGCTGTACAGGTAGCCGGTGATCGGAATCACGAGCATCAGCACGTACAGCAGGAAGTGCACGCCGTGCGAACCGAGCCGCTGCCACGCGGCCATCCCGCCCGGCAGCGGCGGCGACACGTGCGTTGCGCGCCACAGCACGCGCACGACGGCCAGCGCGAACGCCGTCACGCCGATCCACTTGTGCCACGAGAAATACTTCAACTTGGTCGGCGTGAAGCCGGGGATGTCCGTCATTACCCAGCCGAGCGCGAAGCCGCAGATAATCAGCAGCGCGATCAGCCAGTGCAGCGCGATCG
This genomic interval carries:
- a CDS encoding MFS transporter; translation: MHAVTQSRSIASSPRVWRAVVAASIGNALEWFDLVVYGFFAVTIAKLFFPAGNDTVSLLLTLGTFGVSFFMRPLGAIVLGAYADRAGRKAALTLSILLMMAGTLVIAVLPTYETIGVAAPVILVAARLMQGFSAGGEFGSATAFLAEHVPGRRGFFASWQVASQGLTTLLAAGFGTVLNAQLTAAQMAAWGWRVPFFFGLLLGPVAYYIRTKVDETPEFLAAESTANPLRDTFASHKARLVAAMGVVVLGTVATYLVLFMPTYGVKQLGLSPSAAFAAILVVGVIQMAFAPLVGHWSDRYGRVRVMIAPAVGILVLIYPAFAYLVAHPGFGTLIALQVLLAFLMTGYFAALPGLLSEVFPVQTRTTGMSLAYNVAVTIFGGFGPFIIAWLIRATGMKTAPSFYLMFAAVLSLAALMVLRRRFGFR
- a CDS encoding YceI family protein, with product MKKHLMIAAGALAASLSFSAFAETATYQFDPAHTYPSFEADHMGGLSVWRGKFDKSSGTVTLDRAAKTGTVDVTTDIASIHTGSSKLDEHLQTAEFFDVAKFPQANYKGTIKFDGDKPVSVVGNLTLHGVTKPVTLKIDSFKCMPHPMLKREVCGVDAVGEFSRDDFGLDYGKQYGFKMKTKLLITAEALKQ
- a CDS encoding YceI family protein, with the protein product MKVSFSRSMLTAFAAVSLVASGAALADVDLAKSKVSAVSKQMNVPTEGAFKKFSAQVKFDPAKAAQGSAQMTIDIASYDLGDKMYNDQVAGKDWFDAKAYPQATFVSSAIAPAGGNKYNVTGKLTIKGKAETVTVPVTVTQSGATQTFDGVLPIKRSAFNVGTGEWKDTSVVADEVQIKFHLVATK
- a CDS encoding cytochrome b, with the translated sequence MASNSLPARPVRYTQTAIALHWLIALLIICGFALGWVMTDIPGFTPTKLKYFSWHKWIGVTAFALAVVRVLWRATHVSPPLPGGMAAWQRLGSHGVHFLLYVLMLVIPITGYLYSSASNIPVVYLGIVPLPRLIDPDPVLKETFKTLHVSLNYILLALVSLHVLAALKHQLLDRDGLLSRMLPFAK